A region from the Sorex araneus isolate mSorAra2 chromosome 6, mSorAra2.pri, whole genome shotgun sequence genome encodes:
- the CBY1 gene encoding protein chibby homolog 1, translating to MPLFGNTFSPKKTPPRKSASLSNLHNLDRSAREVELGLDYGTPTMNLAGQSLKFENGQWIAESGISGGVDRREAQRLRRRNQQLEEENNLLRLKVDILLDMLSETTAESHLMEKELDELKSVSRRRK from the exons ATGCCCCTCTTCGGGAACACGTTCAGCCCCAAGAAGACGCCCCCACGGAAGTCCGCCTCGCTCTCCAACCTGCACAAT CTGGACCGGTCAGCGCGCGAGGTGGAGCTGGGCCTGGACTATGGGACCCCCACTATGAACCTGGCCGGACAGAGCCTGAAATTTGAAAACGGCCAGTGGATCGCAG AGTCGGGCATCAGCGGCGGCGTGGACCGCAGGGAGGCCCAGCGCCTCCGGAGACGCAACCAGCAGCTGGAGGAAGAGAACAACCTCTTGCGGCTGAAGGTGGACATCCTGCTGGACATG CTCTCAGAGACCACGGCCGAATCCCACCTGATGGAGAAGGAGCTGGATGAGCTGAAGAGCGTCAGCCGGAGGCGGAAATGA
- the FAM227A gene encoding protein FAM227A, translated as MIRNLILAERSPLTGKTFCVEKELEKFFLSPPVKAIWLDSFWWIFHERYKPDKEIQNKLFDRIALNYASLLYFGPGSFYERAILKRLPTLLSQGLYTSFCCCFSQSWLSTHEFKSAICDTMGLWFSGIYPSPQSYSNWNYAKLDPERHRRVELMSPGKYVMKDSSSLWKDTSSVPSQRRPTVTRSSRFRKPHMQVVASERPVSSGTKSEDSFRTQDTYTPKEPQRLALASRKATQQVKNISEARWQAESGSKQSHPACKNPKMEKYLFNVCAKSPLVLHFLLRYSSVAQHGEDVLITRWEPGRGPPESSLTYRDIIRLALSNMIRRRNRVTQLHQRHQQGWQSFDRHLRELWKDFQRELKDIDRKEAEMRKKAHQFLLSQTSSKPTIKQTRESDLKEFEFILRRYHSRNARYAETLLSKIIQPWGEPPVTVTPTSS; from the exons ATGATCAGAAACTTGATCCTGGCGGAGCGGAGCCCCCTGACCGGCAAG ACATTTTGTGTTGAAAAAGAGTTGGAGAAGTTTTTCTTGTCGCCGCCCGTAAAGGCCATTTGGCTGGACAGCTTCTGGTGGATCTTTCATGAAAGGTACAAG CCTGACAAGGAGATCCAGAACAAGCTGTTCGACCGGATCGCCCTGAACTACGCCTCTCTTTTATATTTTGGCCCTGGGTCCTTCTATGAGCGGGCGATCCTAAAG AGACTGCCCACGCTCCTGAGCCAGGGCCTCTACACCagcttctgctgctgcttctcccagTCCTGGCTCAGCACCCACGAGTTTAAGTCTGCCATCTGCGACACCATGGGCCTGTGGTTCTCAG GGATCTACCCCAGCCCTCAGAGCTATAGCAATTGGAACTACGCGAAACTGGATCCCGAGAGACACCGGAGAGTGGAGTTAATGAGTCCCGGCAAATACGTGATGAAGG ACAGCTCTTCACTGTGGAAGGACACGAGCTCTGTCCCCAGCCAGAGGAGGCCCACCGTCACGAGGAGCAGCCGGTTCCGGAAACCCCACATGCAG GTTGTAGCCAGTGAGAGGCCTGTTTCATCTGGGACCAAGTCAGAAGACAGCTTCCGAACGCAGGACACCTACACCCCCAAAG AGCCTCAACGGCTGGCCCTGGCGTCGAGGAAAGCTACACAGCAAGTGAAGAATATCTCGGAAGCGCGGTGGCAGGCCGAGAGTGGTTCTAAGCAG TCCCACCCGGCCTGCAAGAACCCCAAGATGGAGAAGTACCTGTTCAACGTGTGCGCCAAGAGCCCCCTGGTCCTGCACTTCCTGCTGAGATACAGCAGCGTCGCCCAGCACGGGGAGGACGTGCTCATCACCCGCTgggagccgggccgggggccGCC TGAGTCCTCGCTGACCTACCGCGACATCATCAGGCTGGCCCTGAGCAACATGATAAGGCGGAGGAACAGAGTCACCCAGCTGCACCAGAGGCACCAGCAGGGGTGGCAGAGCTTCGACAGGCACCTTCGGGAGCTGTGGAAGGACTTCCAGAG GGAGTTGAAGGATATCGATCGCAAAGAAGCTGAGATGAGGAAGAAAGCGCACCAGTTCCTCCTCTCGCAGACCTCTTCGAAGCCCACCATCAAGCAAACCAGGGAGAGCGATCTGAAAGAGTTTGAGTTTATCTTAAGGCGCTACCACTCAAGAAACGCGCGCTACGCGGAGACCTTGCTCTCCAAGATTATCCAGCCTTGGGGAGAGCCCCCTGTCACTGTGACCCCAACTTCCTCCTAG
- the TOMM22 gene encoding mitochondrial import receptor subunit TOM22 homolog, whose translation MASAAAAAGPGAPVSPDELVPKGDADKTEEELEEDDDDELDETLSERLWGLTEMFPERVRSAAGATFDLSVFVAQKMYRFSRAALWIGTTSFMILVLPVVFETEKLQMEQQQQLQQRQILLGPNTGLSGGMPGALPPLPGKI comes from the exons ATGGCctccgccgctgccgccgccggccccggggCGCCCGTCTCCCCAGACGAGCTGGTTCCGAAGGGCGATGCCGACAAAAccgaggaggagctggaggaggacgATGACGACGAG CTCGACGAGACCCTGTCGGAGCGGCTGTGGGGGCTGACGGAGATGTTCCCGGAGCGCGTCCGCTCCGCCGCGGGAGCCACGTTTGACCTCTCCGTCTTTGTGGCTCAGAAGATGTACAG GTTTTCCCGCGCTGCCCTGTGGATCGGGACCACCTCCTTCATGATCCTGGTCCTCCCGGTGGTCTTCGAGACGGAGAAGCTGCAgatggagcagcagcagcagctgcagcagcggCAG ATACTTCTAGGGCCCAACACCGGGCTGTCAGGAGGAATGCCAGGGGCTCTGCCTCCGCTCCCTGGAAAGATCTAA